One part of the Schistocerca piceifrons isolate TAMUIC-IGC-003096 chromosome 2, iqSchPice1.1, whole genome shotgun sequence genome encodes these proteins:
- the LOC124777208 gene encoding uncharacterized protein LOC124777208 isoform X2 has protein sequence MASCFAQQSAECPLLRLLQKAIDVLANGITELCRRIRSVFRRWGGKRRCFSAQEVEKRVMRLAGNRRSQLAKEVHAFVAAIRRRPLLQPDGDWKAAFNDTRDQMTATRNYLARKLGTGGSEEEEDALERCVQKLLYEPVFKELYHRAMLGLWRESCVRDMALMVRRHRRVGVSPAWLGAPQISPAATERVRATLLKMQSARLPCDKLHFLATAAEDATKMAEEENGIIVNSDNLIPLISWILMDIGMIYAIIEAEMMLKLLPPEKAHGKAGFYLTILYCACVCVRTRPDETSRTITSTETATAANNNSCDAAAVSLFNNTTRDEAAEVGDGRGSDVTPCDEITSAVRPLSDNDMQKHEPDADSLERASEGYCSDRDRDRDRSPEPVELAKVDNADHDSCFGDDCLLFQSKTSLSSWSSNVDLDAVSATNDSGTWSLYRSVSNLSTDFSDESLYESDIVNKKTALLDSAGTLFSAVPVLLTAPSMI, from the exons ATGGCCAGCTGCTTCGCGCAACAAAGCGCCGAGTGTCCGCTGCTGCGACTCCTGCAGAAGGCGATCGACGTGTTGGCGAATGGCATCACCGAACTCTGCCGCCGCATTCGCTCCGTCTTCAGAC GGTGGGGCGGGAAGCGGCGCTGCTTCAGCGCGCAGGAGGTGGAGAAGCGGGTGATGCGTCTGGCCGGAAACCGCCGCAGTCAGCTGGCGAAGGAGGTGCACGCATTCGTGGCAGCCATTCGGCGCAGGCCGCTGCTCCAACCCGACGGCGACTGGAAGGCAGCCTTCAACGACACGCGCGACCAGATGACCGCCACCAGGAACTACCTCGCCCGCAAG CTGGGCACGGGCggcagcgaggaggaggaggacgcgCTGGAGCGGTGCGTGCAGAAGCTGCTGTACGAGCCGGTGTTCAAGGAGCTGTACCACCGCGCCATGCTGGGCCTGTGGAGGGAGAGCTGCGTGCGCGACATGGCGCTCATGGTGCGCCGGCACCGGCGCGTCGGCGTGTCGCCGGCCTGGCTGGGCGCGCCGCAGATATCGCCCGCCGCCACGGAGCGCGTGCGCGCCACGCTGCTCAAGATGCAGTCGGCGCGCCTGCCGTGCGACAAGCTGCACTTCCTCGCCACCGCAGCCGAGGACGCCACCAAGATG GCAGAGGAGGAGAACGGAATCATCGTCAACTCTGATAACTTGATACCACTGATCAGCTGGATACTGATGGATATCGGCATG ATATACGCCATAATCGAGGCAGAAATGATGCTGAAGCTTCTGCCACCAGAGAAGGCCCACGGAAAGGCCGGCTTCTACCTGACCATTTTGTACTGCGCTTGTGTGTGCGTTAGGACGAGGCCGGACGAGACCAGTCGTACAATCACCAGCACCGAAACAGCGACGGCGGCCAACAACAACAGCTGCGATGCAGCCGCCGTGTCGCTCTTCAACAACACCACTCGCGACGAAGCGGCGGAGGTCGGCGACGGCCGTGGGAGTGACGTCACGCCCTGCGACGAAATCACCTCAGCTGTTCGGCCCCTCAGCGACAACGATATGCAGAAGCACGAGCCAGATGCAGACAGTCTGGAGCGAGCCAGCGAGGGCTACTGTTCCGACCGCGACCGCGACCGCGACCGCTCTCCCGAGCCGGTCGAGCTCGCAAAGGTCGACAACGCTGACCACGACTCTTGTTTCGGAGACGACTGTCTGCTATTCCAGTCGAAAACTTCGCTCAGCTCGTGGTCGTCGAACGTGGATCTGGACGCTGTATCTGCCACCAATGATTCCGGGACATGGAGTCTCTACAGGAGCGTCTCGAACCTCAGCACTGACTTCTCCGACGAATCTCTGTACGAGTCTGACATCGTAAACAAGAAAACAGCTCTGCTGGACAGCGCCGGCACGCTCTTCAGCGCCGTTCCGGTGTTACTGACTGCACCTTCGATGATTTAA
- the LOC124777208 gene encoding uncharacterized protein LOC124777208 isoform X1, whose amino-acid sequence MASPNSAAAFAPSSDAGGAARSPPTCPGAEPRRAPCAAPWSCRSTPRWHRRRRPSSRRGRLRARLSRARRLPPPTPGTKTTGTLAALSAPPAPSGAPSSELHRARWGGKRRCFSAQEVEKRVMRLAGNRRSQLAKEVHAFVAAIRRRPLLQPDGDWKAAFNDTRDQMTATRNYLARKLGTGGSEEEEDALERCVQKLLYEPVFKELYHRAMLGLWRESCVRDMALMVRRHRRVGVSPAWLGAPQISPAATERVRATLLKMQSARLPCDKLHFLATAAEDATKMAEEENGIIVNSDNLIPLISWILMDIGMIYAIIEAEMMLKLLPPEKAHGKAGFYLTILYCACVCVRTRPDETSRTITSTETATAANNNSCDAAAVSLFNNTTRDEAAEVGDGRGSDVTPCDEITSAVRPLSDNDMQKHEPDADSLERASEGYCSDRDRDRDRSPEPVELAKVDNADHDSCFGDDCLLFQSKTSLSSWSSNVDLDAVSATNDSGTWSLYRSVSNLSTDFSDESLYESDIVNKKTALLDSAGTLFSAVPVLLTAPSMI is encoded by the exons ATGGCATCACCGAACTCTGCCGCCGCATTCGCTCCGTCTTCAGAC GCTGGCGGTGCGGCGCGTTCCCCGCCGACGTGTCCGGGCGCCGAGCCCCGTCGGGCCCCCTGCGCTGCTCCGTGGAGCTGCCGGAGCACGCCGAGGTGGCATCGGCGAAGGCGGCCCTCGAGTCGTCGTGGGCGTCTCCGTGCCCGTCTGTCTCGGGCGAGGCGCCTTCCGCCACCGACTCCTGGGACGAAGACGACTGGGACGCTCGCAGCTTTGTCAGCGCCGCCAGCTCCGTCGGGGGCGCCATCTTCTGAGCTCCACCGCGCTA GGTGGGGCGGGAAGCGGCGCTGCTTCAGCGCGCAGGAGGTGGAGAAGCGGGTGATGCGTCTGGCCGGAAACCGCCGCAGTCAGCTGGCGAAGGAGGTGCACGCATTCGTGGCAGCCATTCGGCGCAGGCCGCTGCTCCAACCCGACGGCGACTGGAAGGCAGCCTTCAACGACACGCGCGACCAGATGACCGCCACCAGGAACTACCTCGCCCGCAAG CTGGGCACGGGCggcagcgaggaggaggaggacgcgCTGGAGCGGTGCGTGCAGAAGCTGCTGTACGAGCCGGTGTTCAAGGAGCTGTACCACCGCGCCATGCTGGGCCTGTGGAGGGAGAGCTGCGTGCGCGACATGGCGCTCATGGTGCGCCGGCACCGGCGCGTCGGCGTGTCGCCGGCCTGGCTGGGCGCGCCGCAGATATCGCCCGCCGCCACGGAGCGCGTGCGCGCCACGCTGCTCAAGATGCAGTCGGCGCGCCTGCCGTGCGACAAGCTGCACTTCCTCGCCACCGCAGCCGAGGACGCCACCAAGATG GCAGAGGAGGAGAACGGAATCATCGTCAACTCTGATAACTTGATACCACTGATCAGCTGGATACTGATGGATATCGGCATG ATATACGCCATAATCGAGGCAGAAATGATGCTGAAGCTTCTGCCACCAGAGAAGGCCCACGGAAAGGCCGGCTTCTACCTGACCATTTTGTACTGCGCTTGTGTGTGCGTTAGGACGAGGCCGGACGAGACCAGTCGTACAATCACCAGCACCGAAACAGCGACGGCGGCCAACAACAACAGCTGCGATGCAGCCGCCGTGTCGCTCTTCAACAACACCACTCGCGACGAAGCGGCGGAGGTCGGCGACGGCCGTGGGAGTGACGTCACGCCCTGCGACGAAATCACCTCAGCTGTTCGGCCCCTCAGCGACAACGATATGCAGAAGCACGAGCCAGATGCAGACAGTCTGGAGCGAGCCAGCGAGGGCTACTGTTCCGACCGCGACCGCGACCGCGACCGCTCTCCCGAGCCGGTCGAGCTCGCAAAGGTCGACAACGCTGACCACGACTCTTGTTTCGGAGACGACTGTCTGCTATTCCAGTCGAAAACTTCGCTCAGCTCGTGGTCGTCGAACGTGGATCTGGACGCTGTATCTGCCACCAATGATTCCGGGACATGGAGTCTCTACAGGAGCGTCTCGAACCTCAGCACTGACTTCTCCGACGAATCTCTGTACGAGTCTGACATCGTAAACAAGAAAACAGCTCTGCTGGACAGCGCCGGCACGCTCTTCAGCGCCGTTCCGGTGTTACTGACTGCACCTTCGATGATTTAA